From Schizosaccharomyces pombe strain 972h- genome assembly, chromosome: II, the proteins below share one genomic window:
- the mfm3 gene encoding M-factor precursor Mfm3, protein MDSMANTVSSSVVNTGNKPSETLNKTVKNYTPKVPYMCVIA, encoded by the exons ATGGACTCAATGGCTAACACTGTTTCTTCCTCCGTCGTTAACACTGGCAACAAGCCTTCTGAAACTCTTAACAAGACTGTTAAGAATTATACCCCCAAGGTTCCTTACATGTG tGTCATTGCATAA
- the cop1 gene encoding coatomer alpha subunit protein produces MEMLTKFESRSSRAKGVAFHPTQPWILTSLHNGRIQLWDYRMGTLLDRFDGHDGPVRGIAFHPTQPLFVSGGDDYKVNVWNYKSRKLLFSLCGHMDYVRVCTFHHEYPWILSCSDDQTIRIWNWQSRNCIAILTGHSHYVMCAAFHPSEDLIVSASLDQTVRVWDISGLRMKNAAPVSMSLEDQLAQAHNSISNDLFGSTDAIVKFVLEGHDRGVNWCAFHPTLPLILSAGDDRLVKLWRMTASKAWEVDTCRGHFNNVSCCLFHPHQELILSASEDKTIRVWDLNRRTAVQTFRRDNDRFWFITVHPKLNLFAAAHDSGVMVFKLERERPAHALNINTLLYVNKEKSIVSYDLLRAQSTTVASVKHLGSAWLPPRSLSYNPAEKVALLTSSADNGVYELVNVSSRSNSLPLKDNIKGPGDDAIFVARNRFAVFSRSDQTIEIKDLSNKVTKTIQLPEKTRDIFFAGMGHVLLSTATQVHLFDLQQKKIVSSFNANRVKYVVWSNDNSQAALLGKHYVYIVKKNLELITSIHETIRIKSAVWVENNVLLYATLDHLKYALMSGDTGVIKTLESTLYLVKAKGNMVFALNRAAEPVSFEIDPTEYLFKLALLRKDYEQVLHLIQNSNLVGQAIIAYLQKKGYPEIALQFVEDPSTRFELALECGNLETALELARTIDRPEVWSRLASDAMSYGNHKIAEITFQKLRYFEKLSFLYLITGNAEKLQKMAIIAEKRNDTLSLFQNSLYLNEVESRINILEQAGMYPIAYLTAKSNGLEEKAQQILSHCNKTEEEIKLPSLGSAFTTPVPVNETYTHNWPLLDTSHSTFEKSLQERMEQLAIERQEEQESEEEYEEVEQSLMDVVDEMSDLAESVPEEEVDGWEVEDLAPEEAVNDVVDDASAFVGADEIFLWKRNSPLAADHIAAGDFESAMKILNKQVGAINFSPLKTRFLEIYTASRVYLPTISGLDPLVSYVRRNAETAERSQALPFITRNLASIKSHELHEAYRLVKANKILEAQICFRSIIYLALTTVANSEEEADEISALIDECCRYIVALSCELERRRLGEEDTKRALELSYYFASADLQPMHSIIALRLAINASHKLKNYKSASFLGNKLLQLAESGPAAEAANRAITLGDRNPHDAFEIEYDPHVEMRICPKTLTPVYSGDDFDVCSVCGAVYHKGYVNEVCTVCDVGGIGQKGTGRRFFA; encoded by the coding sequence ATGGAGATGCTAACAAAATTTGAGTCGCGCTCATCTAGAGCCAAAGGCGTCGCATTTCATCCGACACAGCCTTGGATTTTGACGTCGTTACACAATGGAAGAATTCAACTTTGGGACTATCGAATGGGTACGCTTTTAGATCGGTTTGATGGCCATGATGGACCTGTACGTGGCATTGCATTTCATCCTACACAACCATTATTTGTGTCAGGCGGTGATGATTATAAAGTGAACGTATGGAATTACAAATCaagaaaacttttattttcattatgtGGACATATGGACTACGTTCGTGTTTGTACCTTCCATCATGAATATCCATGGATTTTGTCTTGTTCCGATGATCAGACGATTCGTATTTGGAATTGGCAATCCCGCAACTGTATCGCTATATTAACTGGCCATTCTCACTATGTTATGTGTGCTGCCTTTCATCCTTCTGAGGATCTGATTGTTAGTGCCAGTTTGGATCAAACAGTTCGCGTTTGGGACATTAGCGGTCTTCGCATGAAGAATGCAGCTCCGGTTAGTATGTCGCTTGAAGATCAGCTAGCTCAGGCCCACAACTCGATTTCTAATGACTTATTTGGTAGCACAGATGCTATCgtaaaatttgttttagaaGGTCATGATCGAGGCGTGAACTGGTGCGCTTTCCATCCAACTCTTCCTTTAATCCTCTCTGCTGGCGATGATCGACTTGTAAAATTATGGCGTATGACTGCTTCTAAAGCTTGGGAGGTTGATACGTGTCGTGGccattttaataatgtttCTTGCTGCTTGTTCCACCCACATCAAGAGCTCATATTGTCAGCCAGTGAAGACAAAACTATTCGTGTTTGGGATTTGAATAGAAGAACCGCCGTTCAAACTTTCCGTCGCGATAACGACCGTTTTTGGTTTATTACTGTTCATCccaaattgaatttatttgcAGCTGCTCATGATAGTGGTGTTATGGTTTTCAAGCTGGAACGTGAGCGCCCTGCACATGCGCTTAATATCAATACTCTTCTTTATGTCAATAAGGAGAAGTCAATTGTTTCTTATGATCTTTTACGCGCACAAAGTACTACTGTCGCTTCTGTTAAGCACTTGGGAAGCGCATGGCTACCTCCTCGTTCTTTGTCTTACAACCCCGCTGAGAAAGTTGCTCTTCTTACTTCTTCTGCTGATAATGGCGTTTATGAACTTGTTAATGTATCATCACGGTCTAATTCCTTGCCTTTGAAGGATAACATTAAGGGTCCCGGAGATGATGCGATTTTTGTAGCACGTAATCGTTTTGCTGTCTTTTCTCGAAGCGACCAAACCATCGAGATTAAGGATCTTTCGAATAAAGTTACAAAGACCATTCAGCTTCCTGAGAAAACAAGAGACATTTTCTTTGCTGGAATGGGTCATGTGCTCTTATCTACCGCTACCCAAGTTCATTTGTTTGATCttcaacaaaagaaaattgtttCATCTTTTAATGCCAACCGCGTAAAGTATGTTGTATGGTCAAATGATAATTCGCAGGCTGCTCTATTAGGAAAGCATTACGTGTACATTGTGAAGAAAAACTTGGAATTAATTACCTCTATTCATGAAACCATTCGCATTAAAAGTGCTGTTTGGGTAGAGAATAACGTTTTACTTTATGCTACTTTAGACCATCTTAAATATGCATTAATGTCTGGTGATACAGGTGTCATAAAAACTCTGGAATCTACTTTGTATTTGGTCAAAGCAAAAGGAAATATGGTTTTTGCTCTCAATCGTGCTGCTGAACCCGTTAGTTTTGAAATAGATCCCACTGAATATTTGTTCAAATTAGCCTTGTTAAGAAAGGATTACGAACAAgttcttcatttaattcaaaattctAACCTCGTTGGTCAGGCTATTATAGCTTATCTTCAGAAGAAGGGTTATCCTGAAATCGCTTTACAATTCGTTGAGGATCCATCCACCCGATTTGAATTGGCATTAGAGTGCGGAAACTTGGAAACTGCTTTAGAGCTTGCCCGTACGATTGACCGACCTGAGGTTTGGTCTCGTTTAGCTTCCGACGCTATGTCTTATGGCAACCACAAAATTGCAGAAATTACCTTTCAGAAACTCcgttattttgaaaaactttctttcctttatttGATTACTGGCAATGCTGAgaagcttcaaaaaatggcAATAATTGCCGAAAAAAGGAATGATACCCTAAGTCTGTTTCAAAACAGTCTCTATTTAAATGAAGTGGAATCTCGTATAAATATCTTAGAGCAGGCTGGAATGTATCCTATCGCTTATCTTACCGCAAAATCTAACGGTCTTGAAGAGAAAGCCCAGCAAATACTATCACATTGCAATAAGACTGAAGAGGAAATTAAATTGCCATCTCTCGGTTCAGCATTCACGACTCCTGTACCCGTTAACGAAACATACACCCATAATTGGCCTTTGCTCGACACCTCTCATTCTACCTTCGAAAAATCACTACAAGAGAGGATGGAGCAACTTGCAATTGAAAGACAAGAGGAACAAGAATCTGAAGAAGAGTATGAAGAAGTTGAGCAAAGTCTTATGGATGTTGTTGATGAAATGAGTGATTTGGCAGAAAGCGTTCCAGAGGAGGAAGTTGATGGATGGGAGGTCGAAGATTTGGCTCCTGAAGAAGCTGTTAACGATGTAGTTGATGACGCATCTGCATTTGTCGGTGCGGACGAAATTTTCTTGTGGAAAAGGAATTCCCCATTGGCAGCCGATCATATTGCTGCCGGTGATTTTGAAAGTGCTATGAAGATTTTAAACAAGCAAGTTGGAGCCATCAACTTTTCTCCTTTGAAAACTCgatttttagaaatataCACTGCCTCCCGCGTATATTTACCTACTATAAGCGGCTTAGATCCTTTAGTTTCTTATGTTCGTAGAAACGCTGAGACTGCGGAACGTTCACAAGCCTTGCCATTCATTACCAGGAATCTTGCATCTATTAAATCGCACGAACTTCACGAAGCGTACCGTTTGGTGAAAGCTAATAAGATTCTGGAGGCACAAATTTGCTTCCGTAGTATCATTTACTTGGCCTTAACTACCGTAGCAAATTCGGAGGAAGAAGCAGATGAAATTTCTGCTTTAATAGATGAATGCTGTAGATATATAGTGGCATTATCGTGCGAGTTGGAGCGTCGACGTTTGGGAGAAGAGGATACAAAGCGTGCACTCGAGCTTTCTTATTACTTTGCTTCTGCGGACTTGCAACCTATGCACTCCATCATCGCCCTACGGTTGGCAATTAATGCTTCACATAAGCtgaaaaattacaaatcCGCATCGTTTTTGGGAAATAAGCTATTGCAACTTGCTGAAAGTGGTCCTGCAGCTGAAGCAGCCAACCGCGCCATTACCTTAGGTGACCGAAACCCTCATGATGCCTTTGAAATCGAATATGATCCACACGTTGAAATGCGTATTTGTCCCAAGACTTTAACTCCTGTATATTCTGGAGATGATTTTGATGTTTGTTCCGTTTGCGGTGCCGTATATCATAAAGGCTATGTCAATGAAGTTTGTACGGTATGTGATGTCGGTGGTATCGGTCAAAAAGGTACTGGTAGAAGATTCTTTGCATAA
- a CDS encoding uncharacterized protein (endomembrane system protein, FAR-17a/AIG1-like family protein, human AIG1 and ADTRP ortholog) — translation MSSAISRSRFNSFILHTVATANLIWAFNWINHNSDVAIRRSYGSHFQHLTVLSLAVTLLSMVVGLFSDISGSLTLVKLKNILLYIVCPLETIVSILYWSIVSYDRSLLIPKDRPVPLPLNFDISVHLMPTVYTLIDYLFFSPPFSLSIGPSLLVYLSIAVSYMLWVEKCYQMNKFYAYPILAILDPIKKTIFYTVASIISFSCYIVLKMVHPYALPSGAPPRS, via the exons ATGTCTTCGGCTATATCTCGTTCACgatttaattcttttattttgcatACAGTTGCGACAGCGAATTTGATATGGGCGTTTAACTGGATTAACCACAATAGCGATGTTGCTATTAGAAGGTCCTATGGTTCTCATTTTCAGCATTT AACTGTTTTGTCACTGGCCGTTACATTGTTGAGTATGGTAGTAGGATTATTTTCTGATATTTCTGGTTCCTTGACACTTGTAAAGCTAAAAAATATCCTTCTTTATATTGTTTGTCCACTGGAAACTattgtttcaattttgtATTGGTCTATAGTTTCTTATGATAGGTCTCTTTTAATCCCTAAAGATCGCCCTGTGCCTCTTCCTCTGAATTTTGATATTAGCGTACATTTAATGCCTACCGTTTATACACTTATCGattacctttttttctcaCCGCCTTTTAGTTTGTCTATTGGTCCTTCTCTTCTTGTCTATCTGTCAATCGCAGTAAGTTACATGTTGTGGGTTGAGAAATGCTATCAAATGAACAAATTTTACGCTTATCCCATTCTTGCTATTTTGGATCCTATAAAGAAGACAATCTTTTATACTGTTGCGAGCATCATCTCGTTTTCTTGTTACATTGTTTTAAAGATGGTTCATCCGTACGCATTACCTTCTGGTGCACCTCCAAGATCCTAA
- the gpt1 gene encoding UDP-glucose--glycoprotein glucosyltransferase Gpt1, whose amino-acid sequence MRWGFWFAIATLITICYAAKPLDVKIAATFNAPSFSALIAESLYQEKKEGFIWYLNHLSDLLDAENTTEKELYINVVNSLKREYVLSDEELSSLQFSLGLFSGAPKLQAFSSIVQSRSCDCDTWLQLDEESQVCFSDLPKDSPLFSKLYSKNPLDYEVVKTSATGIPYAVVVTSFERDLIPFHELYYKLALEGKCNYVIRYSPPSSSKLNSKLYVKGFGTHVSLKRTDYLVVDDREFPREKGDNPASFTSSRNKRSNERLFGMTSDSLQTVTPDKIAILDLLATQSIASSTDMLTAFRELTQDFPIYAHYLSIQPDVSNDLIEELNQFQSQYVPEGINTIWLNGLSLDLEETDAFSILSLIKKEKDMFDRFEALGIKSSKVLDIVTNEAFANEDSDFKFVKFHCQDDIEDWKAIHWVNEIESNPKYDNWPKSIQILLKPIYPGQLHMLGKQLHTVIYPIFPSSPSSLPLLSELIQFSRRPSPVQTGMVCAANDDDEFAQTVCKSFFYISKESGTDSALKFLYKCLNSDSSADLYSLLEEHLPLSEHDDDTLANLKKDLSSSFFDHYMSKSNSWVNRLGIDSSASEVIVNGRIISHDENYDRSMYGIFLEDIPEVQIAVAEGKISEDDNLLDFILRDASLTRNPLVYPSAKSSIKSIDIKRVLENVGSLNHEDILLIGSSNAKYSFWLVADFNEKEGLEILSLLADLLSENKDANLMLIQEGKNHVVPPLFAKLLSSPKRSSKHLQEILNSSLDPSSGVVNDMDKALKFLKKSKAVVKELGLTGECKSALLLNGRMICSFSVDSLNTADLKMLMQMEYDNYLSKLSNIAGSSRRLKNSRAISFLSSYLKTLESTPMSTSSPTKEEKLFPRDFIYNKLGVGNATFETDDFSKAYYQFVAVLDPLSKDSQKWSAILEAVSKLNGVGVRIHFNPKQTLSELPLTRFYRYSISAEPEFDALGHLEESYVEFDNLPADTLLTMDIEARDAWTVMQKDVDIDLFNIKLEHTSEAEALDSHTAIYELKNILVQGYSQEEFRKSPPRGMQLKLGNLTNSHVTDTIVLSNLGYFQLKANPGVWTLEPMDGRSSQFYEILSLNKKNSYKDPQVIVDSFEGVTLNPVMRRKPGFESADIMDEDLSSHKFFDKIKKSLSFFNFKRKEASINIFSVASGHLYERFLYIMTKSVIEHTDKKVKFWFIENFLSPSFKSSIPAIAKKYNFEYEYITYNWPHWLRKQEEKQREIWGYKILFLDVLFPLELHKVIYVDADQIVRADLQELMDMDLHGAPYGYTPMCDSREEMEGFRFWKKGYWKKFLRGLKYHISALYVVDLDRFRKMGAGDLLRRQYQLLSADPNSLSNLDQDLPNHLQHLIPIYSLPQDWLWCETWCSDESLKTAKTIDLCQNPLTKEKKLDRARRQVSEWTSYDNEIASVLQTASSQSDKEFEEKDNNSSPDEL is encoded by the coding sequence ATGAGATGGGGCTTTTGGTTTGCTATTGCAACTCTCATTACGATTTGCTATGCCGCCAAGCCTTTAGATGTCAAGATTGCTGCGACTTTTAACGCTCCTTCATTTTCTGCACTTATAGCTGAGTCATTGTATCAAGAGAAGAAGGAGGGATTCATTTGGTATTTAAATCACTTGAGCGATTTACTAGATGCTGAAAATACCACCGAAAAGGAGCTGTACATTAATGTTGTCAATTCACTTAAACGCGAGTATGTTCTTTCTGATGAAGAATTATCTTCCTTGCAGTTTTCTCTGGGATTGTTTTCTGGCGCACCAAAGTTACAAGCATTTTCAAGTATTGTTCAATCGCGCAGCTGTGATTGTGACACTTGGCTACAACTTGACGAAGAATCACAGGTTTGCTTTTCGGATTTGCCAAAGGACTCCCCATTGTTTAGCAAGCTGTACAGCAAAAATCCTCTAGATTACGAAGTTGTAAAAACCTCGGCTACTGGCATTCCGTACGCAGTGGTTGTAACTAGCTTCGAACGAGATCTTATTCCTTTTCACGAACTATATTACAAGCTGGCATTGGAAGGAAAGTGCAATTATGTTATAAGATATTCTCCTCCTTCTTCCTCGAAACTTAACTCCAAACTTTACGTTAAGGGCTTTGGTACCCATGTGTCATTGAAGCGCACAGATTACTTAGTTGTAGATGATCGCGAGTTTCCAAGGGAAAAGGGAGATAACCCAGCAAGTTTTACATCATCCCGCAACAAAAGATCAAATGAGAGACTATTTGGAATGACCTCCGACAGCCTACAAACTGTAACGCCTGATAAAATTGCAATACTTGATTTATTAGCTACACAAAGTATTGCTAGCAGTACTGACATGTTGACTGCTTTTCGAGAGCTTACACAAGATTTTCCTATTTATGCGCATTACCTTTCTATACAACCGGATGTTTCTAATGATTTAATCGAGGAACTGAACCAATTTCAATCGCAATATGTTCCTGAAGGCATTAATACGATTTGGTTGAATGGTTTATCTCTTGATTTAGAGGAAACGGATGCTTTTTCTATTCTCTCTTTAattaagaaagaaaaagatatgTTTGATAGATTTGAAGCTCTAGGGATTAAATCTTCGAAGGTCTTAGATATAGTCACTAATGAGGCTTTTGCTAACGAGGACTCAGATTTCAAGTTTGTTAAGTTTCATTGTCAAGACGATATAGAGGACTGGAAAGCCATACATTGGGTGAACGAAATAGAAAGCAACCCTAAGTATGACAATTGGCCCAAGAGtatacaaattttattaaaaccTATCTATCCAGGACAGCTTCATATGCTCGGAAAACAACTGCATACTGTCATTTATCctatttttccttcttctccTTCATCGTTACCTCTTCTTTCCGAGCTTATTCAGTTTTCACGGCGCCCTTCGCCCGTTCAGACTGGTATGGTATGTGCTGCTAACGATGACGATGAATTTGCTCAAACTGTTTGCAAATCCTTTTTCTACATTTCGAAGGAGAGCGGAACTGACAGCGctctcaaatttttatataaatgTTTGAACAGCGATTCTAGTGCTGATTTGTACTCCTTGCTTGAAGAGCATCTTCCATTAAGCGAGCATGATGATGATACTCTAGCTaatcttaaaaaagatctttcctcatctttttttgaccACTATATGTCTAAGAGCAATAGCTGGGTTAATCGTTTAGGAATAGATTCTTCTGCATCAGAGGTCATAGTCAACGGCCGAATTATTTCTCATGATGAAAATTACGATAGGAGTATGTATGGGATATTTTTAGAAGATATCCCTGAAGTTCAAATTGCAGTTGCAGAAGGGAAGATTTCTGAAGATGATAATCTGttagattttattttgcgAGATGCTTCGTTAACGCGGAATCCTTTAGTTTACCCTTCCGCAAAATCTAGTATCAAGAGTATTGATATTAAACGGGTTTTGGAGAACGTTGGTAGTTTGAACCACGAAGATATTTTACTTATCGGCAGTTCTAATGCTAAATATTCATTCTGGCTAGTTGCtgattttaatgaaaaggAAGGGCTTGAAATACTTTCATTACTTGCCGACCTTCTTTCGGAGAATAAAGATGCAAATCTTATGTTGATTcaggaaggaaaaaatcATGTTGTACCCCCTCTGTTTGCTAAACTGTTATCATCACCAAAGAGATCTAGTAAGCATTTAcaagaaatattaaattcCAGCCTCGATCCCAGTTCTGGCGTCGTTAACGATATGGATAAAGCAttgaaatttctaaaaaaatcgaaagCCGTTGTTAAAGAGTTGGGTCTTACCGGTGAATGTAAATCTGCTTTGTTATTAAACGGACGGATGATTTGTTCTTTCTCAGTTGATAGTTTGAACACCGCTGacttaaaaatgttaatgCAAATGGAATACGATAATTATCTGTCAAAACTGTCAAACATTGCTGGAAGCTCAAGAAGGTTAAAAAACAGCCGTGCTATTTCATTCCTTAGCTCATATTTAAAAACGCTTGAATCTACACCCATGAGTACTTCTTCACCTACtaaggaagaaaaattatttcctCGTGATTTTATCTACAATAAACTTGGTGTTGGAAATGCTACATTTGAAACTGacgatttttcaaaagcttaTTATCAGTTTGTTGCAGTTTTAGATCctctttcaaaagattcTCAAAAATGGTCAGCTATTCTTGAAGCAGTCTCAAAGTTGAACGGCGTAGGAGTTCGAATTCATTTCAATCCTAAACAAACTTTGTCTGAGCTTCCATTAACAAGGTTTTATCGATATTCAATTTCTGCGGAGCCAGAGTTTGATGCGCTTGGCCATTTAGAGGAGTCTTACGTAGAATTTGACAACTTACCGGCTGATACACTGCTTACAATGGACATTGAAGCTAGAGACGCATGGACAGTTATGCAAAAAGATGTGGACATTGATCTTTTCAACATAAAATTAGAGCACACTTCTGAAGCAGAGGCTTTGGACTCACATACAGCAATCTATGAacttaaaaacattttggTACAAGGTTACTCTCAAGAAGAATTCAGGAAAAGCCCACCGAGGGGTATGCAATTAAAGCTAGGCAACCTTACTAATTCCCATGTGACTGATACAATTGTATTATCAAATTTAggatattttcaattgaaggCGAACCCAGGCGTATGGACTTTGGAACCTATGGATGGGCGGTCTTCTCAGTTTTATGAAATACTGTCGctaaataagaaaaattcCTATAAAGACCCTCAAGTAATTGTTGACAGTTTTGAAGGTGTCACCTTAAATCCGGTTATGCGACGTAAACCTGGTTTTGAGTCTGCCGACATTATGGATGAAGACCTTAGCTCCCATAAATTTTTcgataaaataaaaaagtctCTCAgcttctttaatttcaaacGTAAAGAAGCATctataaatattttttctgttGCCAGCGGACACTTGTATGAAAGATTCTTATACATCATGACTAAGAGTGTAATTGAGCATACGGATAAAAAAGTCAAGTTCTGGTTTATTGAGAACTTTTTGTCCCcttcttttaaaagctCTATTCCGGCCATTGCCAAAAAGTATAATTTCGAGTATGAGTATATTACTTACAATTGGCCACACTGGCTGAgaaaacaagaagaaaagcaaCGTGAGATATGGGGATACAAAATATTGTTCCTTGATGTTTTATTCCCTTTAGAATTGCATAAGGTTATCTATGTTGATGCCGATCAAATTGTGCGTGCTGACTTGCAGGAATTGATGGATATGGATTTACATGGTGCTCCATATGGGTATACACCCATGTGTGATTCTCGCGAAGAGATGGAAGGTTTTAGATTCTGGAAAAAAGGATACTGGAAAAAATTCTTACGTGGATTAAAATATCACATTAGTGCATTATATGTTGTAGACTTAGATCGTTTCAGGAAGATGGGTGCGGGTGATTTACTTCGCAGACAATACCAACTTTTGTCTGCCGATCCTAACTCCCTGTCTAATTTAGATCAAGATTTGCCAAATCACCTTCAACACCTTATTCCTATATACTCTCTTCCGCAAGATTGGCTTTGGTGTGAGACATGGTGCAGTGATGAAAGTTTGAAAACTGCCAAAACAATCGATTTATGTCAAAATCCTTTaactaaagaaaagaagctGGATCGCGCACGTAGGCAAGTCTCTGAATGGACTTCATACGATAATGAGATAGCATCCGTATTGCAAACCGCCTCTAGTCAATCAGATAAAgagtttgaagaaaaggatAACAACTCATCTCCGGACGAACTTTGA